In Streptomyces sp. NBC_00483, a single window of DNA contains:
- a CDS encoding S8 family serine peptidase has protein sequence MFTAAIKTTALTGLLCALATAPASAAPGVPAGWESAALGLPAAHALSQGKGITVAVLDTGANADHPALAGRVTTGPDYVGDGASQDSDSFGRHGTAMASSVLKVAPQAQVLSIRVIDEADHKNEQAKKGTSPISKGIDYAVKHGADVISLSLGDDNNMISQHNSAESQSIGHAVSQGIPVLASSGNSADNGNTGAYPAGYPSVIAVAATDKKGARGAFSTVRSYNAVAAPGVDVTMAKKAGGSMVGDGTSPACAFASGVVALMLADHPKLTPAQVRSVLTTTAHHPTGGHNALVGYGTLDAPAAVRAAASAPADRTVPVKYTGKEHLGTPDGTARSKHAPMEQDIWLGGLGAAGAGLLLVIGAILLGRRRRPAGAAR, from the coding sequence ATGTTCACCGCGGCCATCAAGACCACGGCGCTGACCGGTCTGCTGTGCGCCCTGGCCACAGCCCCCGCGTCCGCCGCTCCGGGCGTCCCTGCGGGCTGGGAGTCGGCCGCGCTCGGCCTGCCGGCCGCGCACGCGCTCAGCCAGGGCAAGGGCATCACGGTCGCCGTCCTGGACACGGGCGCCAACGCGGACCACCCGGCGCTCGCGGGCCGGGTGACGACAGGGCCGGACTACGTGGGCGACGGCGCGAGCCAGGACAGCGACTCCTTCGGCCGCCACGGCACCGCGATGGCGTCGTCCGTCCTCAAGGTCGCACCGCAGGCCCAGGTCCTCTCCATCCGGGTCATCGACGAGGCGGACCACAAGAACGAGCAGGCGAAGAAGGGCACAAGCCCGATCTCCAAGGGCATCGACTACGCGGTCAAGCACGGCGCGGACGTCATCTCGCTCTCCCTGGGCGACGACAACAACATGATCTCGCAGCACAATTCGGCCGAGTCACAGAGCATCGGTCACGCGGTCAGCCAGGGCATCCCCGTCCTCGCCAGCTCGGGCAACAGCGCCGACAACGGCAACACGGGCGCGTACCCCGCCGGTTACCCCAGCGTCATCGCGGTGGCGGCGACCGACAAGAAAGGTGCGCGGGGGGCCTTCTCCACGGTGCGCTCGTACAACGCGGTGGCCGCGCCGGGCGTCGACGTCACCATGGCCAAGAAGGCCGGTGGCTCCATGGTCGGCGACGGCACGTCCCCGGCCTGCGCGTTCGCGTCCGGCGTCGTCGCCCTCATGCTCGCCGACCACCCGAAGCTGACCCCCGCCCAGGTCCGCTCGGTGCTCACCACGACGGCCCATCACCCGACGGGCGGCCACAACGCCCTCGTCGGCTACGGCACGCTCGACGCCCCGGCGGCGGTGCGCGCCGCCGCCTCCGCCCCGGCGGACCGGACGGTGCCGGTGAAGTACACCGGCAAGGAACACCTGGGCACGCCCGACGGCACCGCGCGCTCGAAGCACGCCCCCATGGAGCAGGACATCTGGCTGGGGGGCCTCGGCGCGGCGGGAGCGGGCCTGCTGCTCGTCATCGGCGCGATCCTCCTCGGCCGCAGGCGGCGACCGGCCGGGGCCGCGCGCTGA